Genomic window (Psilocybe cubensis strain MGC-MH-2018 chromosome 1, whole genome shotgun sequence):
ATTATGTTCGGGATATTTTTGTCTAGGTGAGGCAACGAGGTTGACGATATCAACTCGGATAAACGGCGGGCGGGTTGAAATTTCACAACAATTGCTTGTAGGTCAAAGCCAAAAGGTGGATATAGTGATATTTGATGGAAGGGAAGCAATAAGTTCATTTGCACTGCGTCATGCAGGAAGAGTATCGGTAATTTGTTGTCCTGTTGAAGACTCGAGGTATCAAATGGTTTGCATCTACATATACAACATCGCAGGTTCCAAAGCTGACTTTATTTTCCACCCAGACTATGGAATTCGGTGCTTGGGTGGGCTTGGGCTTGATTATCTGTTGGATAAAAGAGAGAATTGTGAGCTTATGTCGAAATAATTTCTTGTGGGCAGCTGTGTAAGTTGTCACTTGTCAGTAGGCATGTACGCAGCGTTCGGTATCGTGGTTATTAAAAAGCAGATAAAGAAGGTGAATGAAAAGGTGAAAATTTATCGATCATTGGGTGGTGAACTGAAAGGAAGTGTGAAAACACTGTGCTGAGCATCAGTGGCAGTGCCTATCAAAGGTGACATAATTACTCCGAAAGAGAAAGCGCTTCAGCGCGGCCAAACTTGAATCTCAACGACGAGCTCGGAGTCATCCCAATGTCCTCTCCAACTAATGCTCATGAGGAATTCAACCACAATATCGCAATAAAATTATCAAGGGCCCTTAATACCTTAAATCCAAATGATTTGCTGGCCCAGCGTGTGATCGACATTGCGAAAACTAATTCAACCGCTGGATTCATCACAGGTGAGTTTATACATGGTGTTGCATCAAGTTTCGCTCAATAACGATTTCATTCAGCTGCAAAAACCTTTGGCAAGTTCAAAGATTCATTTCTCTCAGAACTGCATGCAGAAATCTTGTCGCATGCAAAGCAGGAGGCTACAGGTGTCGCACCACATCCAGTTGAAGGGATCACTGTAATCGACAGTGATGTCCTGGAACCAGAGCCAATCCGTCCAGGTGGTCTTCAAAGGGCAGATACGGTACGTACGCCAAAATTTTAATTTAAGAAGTTCTAACCTGGCCCTAGCGACATACGTTCCGGCAACCTGCTAAACCCCTCGAACCACCAACTCCAAGAACATCGCTTCTAGGCCTTGACCGGctggcaaaggaaaaaagggCAGCAGCTGCTGACGAGAAAATAAATGGCAGGAAGAAGCAAAAGCtagatgatgatggagatGAACCTTTTTTCAAAGGTCCGCAATTCGTTTCAACTTTCGTGATTCATCTAACTTGCGACTATAGTTCCAAGTCTTCCTGCTTCTCGGTCTAATAATATAAGACAACGGGGCGAAGAAACACCTTCTCATCCTGGTGGCCTTTCCGAAACGGGCAGACAAAGACTCGAAGAATATCGTCGTAATCGGGAAAGGCAAAGAGGTATGAGGCTTTACATGACATTTGAGGTGTTTTGTGTTAAGATATGCACTATCTATGTAGAAGGAATACCTGCCCCCCAGGAGACGCGCCATGATGCACCCAAAGGCTTGGGAGATTTTCAACGCAGGTCTAATCGGGACCGAGATCGAGGATGGAGCAACAGACGAGATCGTAGAGATGACAGGGAAAGTCGTGGATGGGATGCAACACCCAACGAGCGAGGACCTTCCTCCAGGGACGCTCCCAGCGTTCGCGTGCCAAATGTTCCTTGGGATTCTACGCCTCGTGGGTCAAGAGGAGAggatggaggtggatgggGGAGCGCGCAAAATCGTCGTTGGGATGCACCTACACCGAGAGTTGCTCGAGGAGGAAGTCCAGATGGAGACGAGGGAGCTTTCGGATTGGATTCGCGCGAGTGGGAAGAAGAGCAAGTAAAATTGGACCGTGATTGGTATACGGGCGCCGAGGATGGCGGTATGGCTGGGGATGAAGAACATAATCCACTTGCACAATATGAGGACCTTAGTGCATTGAAGGAGGCAGAGATTGCGACTAAACAAGTCGTAAGTTATCCCCCATTTTTTGTTTCACACTTACTGACGCTCCAACCAGAAAAAGATTTCTGCTCGTCAAGCACAATATGTAAGGCTTTCAATCTTTAACTTGATCACCTCAAAATTTTATACCTTACATATGTTAGAATGCCGACAACGATTTGTGGGAAGCTAACAGGATGGTTACATCGGGTGTTGCCACGCGCAAAGCACTGGATCTTGACTTTGAAGACGATTCTGAATCGACGGTACACGTCATGGTACACGACCTCAAGCCGCCCTTCCTTGATGGCCGCACAGTTTATACAAAACAACTAGAACCTATCAATCCCATACGTGATCCATCAAGCGACATGGCTGTTTTCTCGAAGAAGGGTAGTGCCCTtgtaaaagaaaagagagagcaAGCGGAGAGGGCCAAGGCTGCCGCAAAACTGGCTGCCCTTGGAGGAACAGCACTGGGAAATGTCTTAGGTGTTAAGGATGAGGAAGCCGAAGCCGAAGGTACGTCCATATCGTTTGGTGTTCTGGTCTACTTGTCAGATTTGGACATTCACATAGCTattatttttcatttataTATCGTACAGCTGAAGCTgaaaggaaggagaaggaagcaaaagcaaaaggcCAGGAAGATTACAAGGGCGATTCCAAATTTGCTAGTCATCTGAAGTCAAGTACCGGTGCAAGTTCGTTCTCCAAAACCAGGACATTAAAAGAACAGAGAGAGTATCTTCCTGCTTTTGCCTGCCGAGAAGAATTGATGAAGGTTATCCGAGAAAATCAAGGTAATGCTCATGATTCGAATAAACTGCATGTCATTGATGAAATTGATTTGCAGTTATCATCGTCGTTGGAGAAACTGGATCAGGAAAAACAACGCAGCTCGCTCAGTTTTTATACGAGGATGGGTATTGTCAACATGGTCTTGTAGGTTGTACTCAACCTCGACGTGTAGCCGCGATGTCAGTCGCCAAGCGAGTCAGCGAGGAAATGGAGGTACatcctttctccttttttctgctttctcTACTTAAAATCCAATTTCGCAGTGTAAA
Coding sequences:
- a CDS encoding Pre-mRNA-splicing factor ATP-dependent RNA helicase PRP16, whose translation is MSSPTNAHEEFNHNIAIKLSRALNTLNPNDLLAQRVIDIAKTNSTAGFITAAKTFGKFKDSFLSELHAEILSHAKQEATGVAPHPVEGITVIDSDVLEPEPIRPGGLQRADTRHTFRQPAKPLEPPTPRTSLLGLDRLAKEKRAAAADEKINGRKKQKLDDDGDEPFFKVPSLPASRSNNIRQRGEETPSHPGGLSETGRQRLEEYRRNRERQREGIPAPQETRHDAPKGLGDFQRRSNRDRDRGWSNRRDRRDDRESRGWDATPNERGPSSRDAPSVRVPNVPWDSTPRGSRGEDGGGWGSAQNRRWDAPTPRVARGGSPDGDEGAFGLDSREWEEEQVKLDRDWYTGAEDGGMAGDEEHNPLAQYEDLSALKEAEIATKQVKKISARQAQYNADNDLWEANRMVTSGVATRKALDLDFEDDSESTVHVMVHDLKPPFLDGRTVYTKQLEPINPIRDPSSDMAVFSKKGSALVKEKREQAERAKAAAKLAALGGTALGNVLGVKDEEAEAEAEAERKEKEAKAKGQEDYKGDSKFASHLKSSTGASSFSKTRTLKEQREYLPAFACREELMKVIRENQVIIVVGETGSGKTTQLAQFLYEDGYCQHGLVGCTQPRRVAAMSVAKRVSEEMECKLGGTVGYAIRFEDCTSADTKIKYMTDGVLLRESLNEGDLDRYSVIILDEAHERSLSTDVLMGLLRKILTRRRDLKLIVTSATMNADKFSAFYGNAPTYTIPGRTFPVEITHSKSPCEDYVDSAVKQVLQIHLSHPPGDILVFMTGQEDIEITCQVVQERLSQLDEPAPLSILPIYSQMPADLQAKIFEATSDGSRKVIVATNIAETSLTGRKHPLYQTLLAYTSAVDGILYVVDAGYSKLKVYNPKVGMDALQITPISQANANQRTGRAGRTGSGQV